In Phyllobacterium zundukense, one DNA window encodes the following:
- a CDS encoding extracellular solute-binding protein translates to MKTLLVSLILGLAGTPAAAGDLTVLTAGDQNMVDYINDYLGPLFEKENPGTTVRVVGTGPGDAGSQKIVERFDAQAKANVDKWDADVAVVHEKFAGPLVKNGYLESYRSKIPSGEMVTSEKAKMALGANVDGYVMPMFSSQTAIAYNPALISNPPKSYEELVTWAKQNPKQFGYNGIKGGASGVSFVMGWIYAFGDGDANKLMNGPFEEAETKKWDKAFASLKDFTTNATLTPGNAGTLDMLSRGEIAMGPVWVDMFYSWQADGKLPPEMKLFLPAPGMPGQPMHYVIPSKSPNTELAEKFVALATSPKVQADGIVKRFNWYPGIDAKFVQPELDKASWDKLFVDISPDDLATKAKPFPIAPYNSAILEAYEKNVAN, encoded by the coding sequence GTTTTGACAGCTGGTGATCAGAACATGGTCGACTACATCAACGACTATCTCGGCCCTCTCTTCGAGAAGGAAAATCCGGGGACGACGGTTCGCGTCGTTGGCACAGGCCCAGGGGACGCCGGATCGCAGAAGATCGTCGAGCGGTTCGATGCACAGGCAAAGGCCAATGTCGACAAATGGGACGCTGACGTCGCCGTTGTGCATGAGAAATTCGCCGGGCCGTTGGTCAAGAACGGTTATCTTGAATCGTATCGCTCGAAGATACCTTCCGGAGAGATGGTCACCAGCGAAAAGGCAAAGATGGCGCTCGGCGCAAATGTCGATGGTTATGTCATGCCGATGTTTTCAAGCCAGACAGCGATTGCATATAACCCGGCGCTGATTTCCAATCCACCCAAGAGCTACGAAGAGCTTGTTACTTGGGCCAAACAGAATCCGAAGCAGTTCGGCTATAATGGCATCAAGGGTGGAGCGTCAGGGGTCAGTTTCGTCATGGGCTGGATCTATGCCTTCGGCGACGGCGACGCCAACAAACTGATGAATGGTCCATTCGAGGAAGCCGAGACCAAAAAATGGGACAAGGCTTTCGCCAGTTTGAAGGATTTCACAACCAACGCCACCCTTACCCCCGGCAATGCTGGCACATTGGATATGCTCAGCCGCGGCGAAATTGCCATGGGGCCGGTCTGGGTCGACATGTTCTATTCGTGGCAGGCGGATGGCAAATTGCCACCCGAAATGAAGTTGTTCCTGCCCGCGCCGGGTATGCCAGGACAACCGATGCATTATGTCATTCCGTCCAAGAGCCCGAACACCGAACTGGCAGAAAAATTCGTTGCGCTTGCGACAAGCCCGAAAGTCCAGGCCGATGGTATCGTCAAGCGATTCAACTGGTACCCCGGGATCGATGCGAAATTCGTGCAGCCCGAACTGGACAAAGCCAGCTGGGACAAGCTCTTCGTCGATATTTCCCCGGACGATCTCGCAACCAAAGCCAAGCCTTTCCCGATCGCACCATATAACTCGGCGATCCTCGAGGCTTATGAAAAGAACGTAGCCAACTAA
- a CDS encoding ABC transporter permease codes for MQTRLLALLLVLPALIMIVLFFIVPLFASILGAFEVGDSFGLGNFSKSFDLYSRDMIFTVVIVSISTALIGLLSIAIGGYLTLGENPRSVAILRWLYRWPMFIPFIVVGQVLRTFLAKNGLMNNILVSLGILTPLQTTGFLDWRGIVIAFVWKQTPFVTLLVAGAMASLDRSTIEAARNLGASRLRILIEIVVPQISGTLLVGLILSFVTMMSVLSVPLMINAQSPTMLTADIAFRINAHGDYGVANALGMISLLLTAGVALIYLRQTMKDRL; via the coding sequence ATGCAGACGCGCCTTCTCGCACTCCTCCTTGTTCTTCCGGCACTGATCATGATCGTGCTGTTTTTCATCGTGCCGCTGTTTGCGTCGATCCTCGGTGCATTCGAGGTCGGCGACAGTTTTGGCCTCGGCAATTTCAGCAAATCGTTCGATCTCTATTCGAGGGACATGATCTTCACCGTGGTCATCGTCTCCATTTCGACCGCGCTCATCGGACTTTTGTCTATCGCGATTGGCGGATATCTTACCCTTGGCGAGAATCCGCGTTCCGTTGCCATCCTGCGCTGGCTTTATCGCTGGCCGATGTTCATTCCTTTTATCGTTGTCGGTCAGGTCTTGCGCACCTTTCTTGCCAAAAACGGGCTGATGAACAACATCCTTGTCAGTCTTGGAATATTGACACCTTTGCAGACGACAGGGTTTCTCGACTGGCGCGGTATTGTGATTGCTTTCGTCTGGAAGCAGACGCCGTTCGTGACGCTGCTTGTTGCCGGAGCTATGGCATCGCTCGATCGCAGTACGATAGAAGCCGCACGCAATCTTGGCGCTTCGCGCCTGCGTATTCTCATCGAGATTGTCGTGCCGCAGATCTCCGGCACGTTGCTCGTCGGTTTGATCCTTTCCTTCGTCACCATGATGTCTGTGCTGTCCGTCCCGCTGATGATCAACGCCCAGTCGCCAACGATGCTGACCGCCGATATCGCTTTTCGGATCAATGCCCATGGTGATTACGGCGTCGCCAACGCACTCGGCATGATTTCTTTGCTTTTGACGGCTGGTGTGGCACTGATATATCTGCGTCAGACAATGAAGGATCGCTTATGA